From a single Sphingobium sp. genomic region:
- the tyrS gene encoding tyrosine--tRNA ligase, which produces MSSYQSDLLRLLEARGYIHQLTDAGTLDALAGKEIIPGYVGFDATAPSLHVGNLVSIMLLRRLQQAGHKPVVVMGGGTTRIGDPTGKDEVRKMLTDEAIEANIASIRTAFEQFLTFGDGPTDAVMVNNHDWLGKLGYIEMLQKVGTHFTVNRMLSFDSVRLRLEREQPMTFLEFNYMILQGYDFRHLNQNMGVRLQMGGSDQWGNIINGVELTRRMDGVEVFGLTTPLITKSDGTKMGKSVSGAVWLNEAQLPAYDYWQFWRNTDDRDVGRFLRLFTDIELDEIARLEALGGSEINEAKKILADAATALARGPQAAVDAAETARRTFEEGVGGAHLPSITVADAAISLVDAMAALGLAVSKKEARRLISGGGARVDDVQVQDENHMITAGPEPIKVSAGKKKHGMLHFSA; this is translated from the coding sequence ATGTCCAGCTATCAGTCCGATCTTCTGCGCCTACTCGAAGCGCGCGGCTATATCCACCAGCTAACCGATGCCGGCACGCTTGATGCGTTGGCAGGCAAGGAAATCATTCCGGGATATGTCGGCTTCGACGCTACCGCACCGTCGCTGCATGTTGGAAATCTGGTCTCGATCATGCTGCTGCGCCGCTTACAACAGGCCGGCCACAAGCCAGTGGTCGTGATGGGCGGCGGCACTACGCGCATCGGCGACCCCACCGGCAAGGACGAAGTCCGCAAGATGCTGACCGACGAGGCTATCGAAGCCAATATCGCGTCGATCCGCACCGCGTTCGAGCAATTCCTGACTTTTGGTGATGGTCCCACCGACGCAGTGATGGTCAACAACCATGATTGGCTGGGCAAGCTGGGATATATCGAAATGCTGCAAAAGGTTGGCACGCATTTCACCGTCAACCGGATGCTATCGTTCGATTCGGTTCGGCTCCGCCTTGAGCGCGAACAGCCGATGACCTTCCTTGAATTTAACTACATGATCCTTCAGGGCTATGATTTCCGTCATCTCAACCAGAACATGGGCGTTCGGTTGCAAATGGGCGGAAGCGACCAGTGGGGCAATATCATCAACGGCGTTGAATTGACACGGCGGATGGACGGGGTCGAAGTTTTCGGCCTGACGACCCCGCTCATCACAAAATCCGACGGTACCAAGATGGGCAAATCGGTTTCGGGAGCGGTTTGGCTCAACGAAGCGCAACTCCCCGCTTATGATTATTGGCAGTTCTGGCGCAACACCGACGACCGCGATGTGGGTCGGTTCCTGCGCCTGTTCACCGATATTGAACTGGACGAGATTGCGCGGCTTGAAGCACTTGGCGGATCCGAGATAAACGAGGCGAAGAAAATCCTTGCTGACGCAGCCACTGCGCTTGCCCGCGGCCCGCAGGCAGCTGTTGATGCAGCCGAAACTGCAAGGCGGACATTCGAAGAGGGTGTCGGCGGCGCTCATCTACCCAGCATCACGGTTGCCGACGCTGCCATATCGCTGGTTGATGCGATGGCAGCACTAGGCCTTGCTGTATCGAAGAAAGAGGCGCGCCGTCTGATATCTGGCGGTGGTGCTCGCGTAGACGATGTGCAGGTTCAGGACGAGAACCATATGATCACGGCAGGACCGGAACCGATCAAGGTTTCTGCGGGGAAAAAGAAACACGGGATGCTGCATTTTTCCGCTTAA
- a CDS encoding PilZ domain-containing protein: MVQPAIDQNFDLRRAARHRASFEALADSKRHGEQSVHIANVSAHGFMIDNNVVFEHGDRIELRLPVVGRIEAHLIWSVDGRAGFQFERVIRLPEFLALVEILTPKLR; the protein is encoded by the coding sequence ATGGTGCAGCCCGCAATCGACCAGAATTTTGACCTTCGCCGCGCGGCCCGCCATCGCGCGAGTTTCGAGGCACTGGCCGATAGCAAACGGCATGGCGAGCAAAGCGTGCACATTGCCAATGTGTCTGCACATGGCTTTATGATCGATAACAATGTCGTTTTCGAACATGGCGATCGCATTGAACTGCGCCTACCTGTCGTCGGCCGCATTGAAGCGCATCTGATCTGGTCGGTCGACGGCCGCGCCGGTTTCCAGTTTGAACGCGTTATCCGCCTTCCCGAATTTCTCGCGCTTGTTGAAATCCTGACGCCGAAGCTCCGCTAA
- the recG gene encoding ATP-dependent DNA helicase RecG: MRPNILNPLFAEIETLKGVGPGLAKPLDRLGLKRVKDLLYHFPSGWTYRKAVNMLDVADVGQNIIVTLAIAQHRSGGSARSPLRILGVDGEGSYLTLTFFGRTANWAKKQLPVGATRVISGKLERYGDELQIVHPDHIAEPGSASVGLVEPVYPLSEGLTSNRLHALASQALERVPELEEWIEPSLLAEHRWPAWSTAVAQVHGKDEEAVRDRLAYDELFANQLAMRLVRAALDKRRGTAVEGDGRLVGQLRLPFALTGAQQRVISEIEGDMAQPRPMLRLLQGDVGSGKTMVALHALLRAVEAGKQGAFLAPTEILARQHYASLQASLAGLPVNVAILTGRDKGRVRESVLMGLADGSIDILVGTHAIFQEAVTYRSLALAIIDEQHRFGVSQRLMLSRKGQGVPHLLVMTATPIPRSLALAAYGEMDTSRLDEMPPGRTPVETRVISEERLPELVDGLARHLSSGQQAFWVCPLVEESERSELAAAEQRAAMLRQRFGDVVALVHGRMKGPEKDAVMEAFAAGKTRLLVATTVIEVGVDVPNASLIVVESADRFGLAQLHQLRGRVGRGAAKSTCILVRAAQVSETARARLALMRETNDGFRIAEEDLKLRGAGEMLGTRQSGDSPFRVATDEQVRRWIGAASDDARLLVDRDGGLDGPRGQAARTALYLFERDAGVATLRGG, from the coding sequence ATGCGGCCCAACATTCTCAATCCGTTATTTGCCGAAATCGAAACGCTGAAAGGCGTGGGGCCCGGGCTTGCAAAGCCGCTCGACCGTCTTGGGTTGAAGCGGGTGAAAGACCTGCTCTACCATTTTCCGTCAGGTTGGACCTATCGCAAGGCGGTCAACATGCTCGACGTTGCAGATGTCGGGCAGAATATCATCGTGACCCTTGCCATCGCGCAGCATCGTTCGGGGGGCAGTGCGCGAAGCCCGCTGCGCATCCTTGGTGTTGATGGTGAAGGCAGTTATCTGACACTGACTTTCTTCGGGCGCACTGCAAATTGGGCAAAAAAGCAGCTTCCAGTGGGAGCCACGCGCGTCATTTCTGGAAAGCTAGAGCGCTATGGCGATGAGTTGCAGATCGTGCACCCAGATCATATCGCGGAACCCGGCAGTGCGTCGGTCGGATTAGTTGAGCCTGTCTATCCACTGTCCGAAGGTTTGACAAGCAACCGGCTGCATGCGCTTGCAAGCCAGGCACTCGAGCGGGTGCCAGAGCTGGAGGAGTGGATTGAACCTTCGTTACTTGCCGAGCATCGCTGGCCCGCTTGGTCAACCGCGGTGGCACAAGTCCATGGCAAGGATGAAGAGGCGGTGCGCGACCGCCTGGCCTATGATGAACTTTTTGCCAACCAGCTTGCGATGCGGCTTGTGCGCGCGGCGCTGGACAAGCGGCGCGGCACGGCTGTTGAAGGCGACGGGCGACTGGTCGGGCAATTGCGCCTGCCTTTTGCTCTCACAGGTGCGCAGCAGCGGGTGATATCGGAAATCGAGGGCGATATGGCCCAACCCCGGCCGATGCTGCGACTGTTGCAGGGCGACGTTGGTTCGGGAAAAACGATGGTCGCGCTGCATGCCCTGCTTCGCGCGGTAGAAGCCGGAAAGCAGGGCGCTTTTCTTGCGCCGACCGAAATCCTTGCCCGACAACATTATGCCAGCCTGCAGGCGTCATTGGCGGGTCTACCTGTGAATGTTGCGATCCTTACCGGGCGCGACAAGGGGCGGGTGCGGGAATCAGTGCTCATGGGGCTTGCCGATGGCTCGATTGACATATTGGTGGGCACCCATGCGATTTTTCAGGAAGCCGTCACCTATCGTTCGCTGGCATTGGCGATCATCGATGAACAGCATCGCTTTGGCGTGAGCCAGCGCCTGATGCTGTCGCGCAAAGGGCAGGGGGTGCCGCATCTGCTGGTGATGACCGCGACCCCTATACCGCGCAGTCTTGCACTGGCCGCTTATGGGGAGATGGACACGTCACGGCTTGATGAAATGCCACCCGGTCGCACGCCGGTGGAAACGCGGGTGATATCAGAAGAGCGCTTGCCCGAACTGGTTGACGGCCTTGCCCGCCACCTTTCCAGCGGCCAACAGGCATTTTGGGTCTGCCCGCTGGTGGAAGAAAGCGAGCGGAGTGAACTTGCCGCGGCCGAACAACGGGCCGCGATGCTGCGCCAGCGTTTTGGTGATGTGGTCGCGCTAGTCCATGGCCGGATGAAAGGCCCTGAAAAAGACGCTGTGATGGAAGCCTTTGCCGCCGGGAAAACCCGGTTGCTGGTCGCGACGACAGTGATTGAAGTTGGCGTTGATGTTCCAAATGCCAGCTTGATCGTGGTCGAATCGGCAGACAGATTCGGGCTCGCACAGCTGCACCAGCTGCGCGGGCGCGTTGGCCGTGGTGCGGCGAAATCGACATGCATATTGGTGCGAGCGGCACAGGTCAGCGAAACGGCGCGGGCGCGCCTCGCTTTGATGCGGGAGACCAATGACGGCTTTCGCATTGCCGAAGAAGATCTGAAACTGCGCGGCGCTGGCGAAATGCTCGGCACGCGCCAGTCCGGCGATAGCCCGTTTCGGGTCGCAACCGATGAACAGGTGCGCCGCTGGATCGGCGCTGCGTCCGATGATGCGCGGCTGCTGGTTGATCGTGATGGCGGGCTGGATGGTCCGCGCGGTCAAGCGGCGCGAACGGCGCTTTATCTGTTTGAACGCGATGCCGGCGTGGCGACGCTGCGCGGCGGTTAG
- a CDS encoding succinate dehydrogenase assembly factor 2: MDRDAYLRKLHFRAHHRGTREADAIVGGYFDQHHSNWSESEFAWFEEFMEEQDADIIGWAMRTIAVPAQWQGPLMTALQQLDFVQLPAGLGNAD, from the coding sequence ATGGACAGGGACGCCTATCTTCGCAAACTGCACTTCCGCGCGCACCATCGTGGTACGCGCGAAGCAGACGCAATTGTCGGCGGCTATTTCGACCAGCATCACTCCAACTGGAGTGAAAGCGAATTTGCGTGGTTCGAAGAGTTCATGGAAGAGCAGGATGCTGACATTATCGGCTGGGCCATGCGCACCATCGCAGTGCCGGCACAGTGGCAAGGGCCGCTGATGACCGCATTGCAGCAGCTCGATTTCGTGCAACTTCCGGCTGGGCTGGGTAACGCGGACTAA
- the mfd gene encoding transcription-repair coupling factor codes for MADIQRILRADRPLTLASVPAGFTPLLLADLARGSKGMTVYVAPDEAAMRSLAETIPFFAPEIEILQFPGWDCLPYDRASPSTVITSQRMATLAALQSPALGKRLLLTTIGALIQRVVTPFRIRQTGAILASGVSISRERLATLLQSNGYFRVDTVAEQGEFALRGSLVDLIPAGSEAGLRLDFFGDEIETIRSFSPQDQRSTGIVERFELLPAVETLMDEDAVRRFRTQYRDLFGGTATGDPLYQAVSEGRRLAGMDHWLPLFEDRMVTLLDHLGKDPLIIRDQAALAAGEARFEAIADYHANREKAQSASPGSYRPLAPQKLYLTSAELQALCDDHRAHLLTPFPAPEMAQVVDFGISAGRDFAPERARKDNVYEAVAAYLKESQRAGQKPIIASYSRGARERLKGLLSDHGAPKLAEADGWQAALGTATSKTVAMVVLPIDHGFATPDVALLSEQDILGDRLVRRRKSKKSADAFLAEMAALTPGDLIVHVEHGIGRYEGLASIPVGQSPHDCVTLVYAGGDKLYVPVENIDVLSRYGSGGEGAVGLDRLGGEAWQRRKAKLKERITAIAHELIATAAQRALRPGVTMEIDPSAYASFVDRFPYSETEDQDRVITEVLDDLASGTPMDRLVCGDVGFGKTEVAMRAAFAAAMSGYQVAVIAPTTLLARQHFSNFVERFADTPLQLGRLSRLVPAAEATKTRDGLADGSIDIVIGTHAVLSKTVNFKRLGLVIVDEEQRFGVNHKEQLKALKTDVHMLTLTATPIPRTLQMAMSGLRELSVIQTPPVDRLAVRTYVMPWDEVVMREALLREHYRGGQSFFVVPRISDLPEIEDFIREQVPEVKFVTAHGQMSAGEIEERMTAFYDKRYDVLLSTTIIESGLDIPSANTLIIHRADRFGLAQLYQLRGRVGRSKLRAYAYLTQPVDRVLNETAEKRLKVLSDLDSLGAGFQLASHDLDIRGAGNLVGDEQSGHIKEVGFELYQSMLEDAILEVRAESQGLAKPREGFSPQITIDAPILIPEDYVPDLSVRMALYRRLNDLDGALEIEGLAAEIADRFGPIPEPTQNLLKLIEIKQNALVAQVSKIECGARGALVSFHEDRPPNVAGLLAYVERLGATAKLRPDSKLVITRNWPDPASKLNGCLQLSKGLAGLARKAA; via the coding sequence ATGGCGGATATCCAGCGTATCTTGCGGGCCGATCGCCCGCTGACGCTTGCGTCAGTGCCAGCGGGGTTCACACCACTGCTACTGGCAGACCTTGCGCGCGGTTCCAAGGGAATGACCGTTTACGTCGCTCCCGATGAAGCGGCGATGCGCAGCCTTGCGGAAACAATTCCCTTTTTCGCACCCGAGATTGAAATCTTGCAGTTCCCCGGCTGGGATTGCCTTCCCTATGACCGCGCCTCGCCTTCGACGGTCATCACCAGCCAGCGGATGGCGACCCTAGCCGCGCTGCAAAGCCCCGCTCTGGGGAAGCGGCTGTTGCTGACCACCATTGGCGCCCTGATCCAGCGCGTGGTTACGCCATTTCGCATCCGCCAGACGGGTGCGATCCTTGCCTCAGGCGTTTCAATCAGCCGCGAACGTTTGGCTACTTTGCTGCAATCCAACGGCTATTTCCGCGTTGATACCGTTGCCGAACAAGGCGAATTTGCGCTGCGCGGCAGCCTTGTCGACCTGATCCCTGCCGGCAGCGAGGCAGGTCTGCGGCTCGACTTTTTCGGCGACGAGATTGAGACGATACGTTCCTTTTCCCCGCAGGACCAGCGCAGCACCGGTATAGTCGAACGTTTCGAACTGCTTCCGGCAGTCGAGACATTGATGGATGAAGACGCCGTCCGTCGATTCCGCACCCAATATCGTGATCTGTTTGGCGGCACTGCGACCGGCGACCCGCTTTATCAGGCTGTGTCCGAAGGCAGGCGTCTTGCCGGAATGGATCACTGGCTCCCGCTTTTCGAAGACCGGATGGTAACATTACTCGACCATCTTGGGAAAGATCCGCTTATCATTCGCGATCAGGCAGCGCTTGCCGCGGGCGAAGCCCGGTTCGAGGCAATTGCTGATTATCACGCCAACCGTGAAAAGGCGCAGTCCGCAAGCCCGGGAAGCTATCGCCCACTGGCACCGCAAAAGCTTTATCTGACGAGCGCCGAATTGCAGGCCTTGTGCGATGACCATCGCGCCCATCTGCTCACGCCGTTTCCAGCCCCAGAAATGGCTCAGGTTGTTGATTTCGGGATCTCGGCGGGGCGGGATTTTGCGCCCGAACGTGCCCGTAAAGACAATGTGTATGAAGCAGTTGCCGCCTATTTGAAGGAAAGCCAGCGCGCCGGGCAAAAGCCGATCATCGCCAGCTATTCCCGCGGTGCGCGCGAACGGTTGAAAGGTCTGCTGTCGGATCATGGCGCGCCGAAACTTGCCGAGGCTGATGGCTGGCAGGCCGCACTTGGCACAGCGACCAGCAAGACCGTCGCAATGGTCGTCTTGCCGATCGACCATGGCTTTGCCACGCCCGACGTCGCGCTGCTTTCAGAACAGGACATATTGGGCGACCGGCTCGTCCGCCGCCGCAAATCAAAGAAAAGCGCCGACGCGTTTCTGGCCGAAATGGCCGCGCTTACGCCGGGTGACCTGATAGTTCACGTCGAACATGGCATCGGCCGCTATGAAGGTCTTGCCTCCATCCCGGTCGGTCAAAGCCCGCATGATTGTGTAACGTTGGTCTATGCGGGCGGCGACAAGCTTTATGTACCGGTTGAAAATATCGACGTTCTGTCGCGCTATGGCAGCGGCGGCGAAGGTGCGGTCGGCCTCGACAGACTGGGTGGCGAAGCGTGGCAGCGGCGCAAGGCGAAGCTGAAAGAACGCATCACCGCGATCGCGCATGAACTTATTGCGACGGCCGCCCAACGCGCGCTTCGCCCCGGCGTTACGATGGAAATTGATCCGTCGGCCTATGCATCGTTCGTTGATCGCTTTCCTTATTCGGAAACCGAAGATCAGGACCGCGTCATAACCGAGGTGCTCGACGACCTTGCCAGCGGCACACCGATGGACCGATTGGTTTGCGGCGATGTCGGCTTTGGCAAGACGGAGGTTGCAATGCGCGCCGCCTTTGCAGCGGCCATGTCCGGCTATCAGGTAGCGGTGATTGCGCCGACCACCCTGCTCGCCCGGCAGCATTTTTCCAATTTCGTCGAACGCTTTGCGGATACGCCTTTGCAACTGGGCCGGCTGTCTCGCCTCGTTCCCGCAGCAGAGGCCACCAAGACCCGCGATGGCCTTGCCGACGGATCGATCGATATCGTGATCGGCACCCATGCGGTTTTGTCCAAGACAGTGAACTTCAAACGGCTGGGTTTGGTCATCGTTGATGAGGAGCAACGTTTTGGCGTCAACCACAAGGAACAGCTGAAGGCACTGAAAACCGACGTTCATATGTTGACGCTGACGGCAACGCCCATTCCGCGCACCTTGCAAATGGCTATGTCGGGCCTTCGCGAATTGTCGGTGATCCAGACCCCGCCGGTCGACCGGCTCGCGGTGCGCACCTATGTCATGCCTTGGGACGAGGTCGTGATGCGCGAAGCCTTGCTGCGCGAACATTATCGCGGCGGGCAGAGCTTCTTTGTCGTCCCACGCATTTCGGATCTGCCGGAAATCGAGGATTTCATTCGGGAACAGGTGCCCGAGGTGAAGTTCGTCACCGCGCATGGCCAGATGTCCGCCGGGGAAATCGAAGAGCGGATGACCGCCTTTTATGACAAGCGGTACGACGTTCTGCTGTCGACAACGATCATCGAAAGCGGTCTTGATATTCCGAGTGCAAACACCCTTATCATCCACCGTGCCGACCGGTTCGGATTGGCGCAGCTCTATCAGTTGCGCGGTCGCGTCGGGCGATCAAAACTGCGCGCCTATGCCTATCTGACGCAGCCGGTGGACCGTGTACTCAACGAGACCGCTGAAAAGCGGCTGAAGGTGTTGAGCGATCTCGATAGCCTCGGCGCTGGTTTCCAGTTGGCAAGCCATGATCTTGATATACGTGGGGCCGGCAATTTGGTGGGCGATGAACAGTCCGGCCATATCAAGGAAGTCGGCTTTGAATTATACCAGTCGATGCTCGAAGACGCGATTCTTGAGGTTCGGGCCGAGAGCCAGGGGCTTGCCAAACCACGCGAAGGTTTCAGCCCACAAATCACCATCGATGCACCAATCCTGATCCCCGAAGATTATGTGCCAGACCTGTCGGTACGCATGGCGCTTTACCGCCGGCTCAACGATCTGGACGGCGCGCTGGAAATCGAAGGTCTTGCTGCCGAAATTGCCGACCGCTTCGGCCCTATCCCCGAACCGACGCAAAACCTGCTCAAACTTATCGAGATCAAGCAAAATGCGCTCGTCGCGCAGGTATCAAAGATCGAATGCGGCGCACGCGGCGCGCTTGTTAGCTTCCATGAAGACCGCCCGCCAAATGTTGCGGGCCTCTTGGCTTATGTCGAGCGACTGGGGGCGACAGCTAAGCTTCGCCCGGACAGCAAGCTGGTGATCACCCGCAACTGGCCCGATCCTGCCAGCAAGCTCAACGGATGCCTGCAATTGTCCAAGGGGCTCGCCGGCCTCGCGCGGAAGGCAGCCTAG
- a CDS encoding GGDEF domain-containing phosphodiesterase translates to MPVRALIPTIRIAPARDAHLWLSAFEASAGRSATLLLLGIRDLKQINDLHGRDVGNVVINAVGRRIAEAAASVENIVMVARMPGREFLVIIGHPNGKGVSEAVARKFLAAVSGDVGPQGVEIHISARIGMAAAVPGQSGSILLQRAQSALAAAYAHKGRKYALAAPLTAENMVANATLDRDLRGAIEQGQIALLLQPQFSVVNGQLTGAEVLARWAHPHFGELGAAQLFAAADRCDLREELSDLVQRKAIAIAANWPAALEPLRLSINMGAGELTDDYARHLFDMLAASGFSPNRLTLELTEESLVRDIDLASAQLQVLRKRGIRIALDDFGTGYSSLAYLKRLPIDYLKLDKAMVPDIDGQGKDRIIVRAIIAMGHALDLQIIAEGVERQAELEVLRAEGCDFFQGYLRSQPLAPDDFTGFALAEAQGRTARNA, encoded by the coding sequence AGATTAATGACCTGCACGGCCGCGATGTTGGCAATGTTGTGATTAATGCCGTTGGCAGACGGATAGCCGAGGCGGCTGCTTCGGTCGAAAACATCGTCATGGTCGCGCGCATGCCCGGTCGAGAGTTTCTGGTGATTATCGGCCATCCCAATGGCAAGGGCGTTTCCGAGGCTGTGGCGCGAAAATTCCTGGCGGCCGTGTCAGGTGATGTTGGTCCACAAGGCGTTGAGATCCACATCAGCGCGCGAATCGGCATGGCGGCAGCCGTACCAGGACAATCAGGCTCTATACTGCTCCAGCGTGCGCAATCGGCCTTGGCGGCCGCCTATGCGCACAAAGGGCGGAAATATGCACTTGCGGCGCCGCTGACAGCTGAGAATATGGTGGCCAATGCGACGCTTGACCGCGATTTGCGCGGCGCGATCGAGCAGGGACAGATTGCCCTTTTATTGCAGCCACAATTTTCTGTCGTGAACGGTCAACTGACCGGTGCAGAGGTTCTCGCACGTTGGGCGCACCCGCATTTCGGTGAACTTGGCGCTGCCCAGCTGTTTGCAGCAGCTGATCGGTGCGATCTTCGCGAAGAGCTCTCAGATCTGGTGCAGCGGAAGGCGATTGCCATCGCAGCGAACTGGCCTGCCGCGCTCGAACCGCTGCGGCTGTCAATCAATATGGGCGCTGGCGAGTTGACCGATGATTATGCACGCCATCTGTTCGACATGCTTGCGGCCTCAGGTTTCTCGCCGAACCGGCTGACATTGGAACTGACCGAGGAGAGCCTTGTGCGCGATATCGATCTTGCGTCGGCGCAGTTGCAGGTTTTGCGGAAGCGCGGCATCCGCATCGCACTCGACGATTTCGGGACCGGCTATTCCAGCCTGGCCTATCTGAAGCGCCTACCCATCGATTATCTGAAGCTGGATAAGGCGATGGTCCCTGACATTGATGGTCAGGGTAAGGACCGCATCATCGTGCGTGCGATCATAGCCATGGGCCATGCGCTGGACTTGCAGATCATCGCCGAAGGCGTCGAGCGCCAAGCCGAACTGGAGGTGCTGCGCGCAGAGGGGTGCGATTTCTTCCAAGGCTATCTCCGGTCGCAGCCGCTTGCGCCCGACGATTTTACAGGATTCGCGCTTGCCGAGGCGCAAGGGCGAACGGCGCGGAACGCCTAG